One genomic region from Pogona vitticeps strain Pit_001003342236 chromosome 12, PviZW2.1, whole genome shotgun sequence encodes:
- the LOC144583019 gene encoding methionyl-tRNA formyltransferase, mitochondrial-like, which produces MRGWLWRLGRDGWRRAHGTAAAGELPRRRAGPPWRVLFFGTDDFSLETLRALQAAREPRPNALVDHLEVVTVQPQLPRGLPVKNYAEQSQLPVHFWPDVASCEHFDVGVVASFGHLLHEDLILKFPYGVLNVHPSCLPRWRGPAPIIHTVLHGDTVTGVTIMQIRPKRFDVGPIIKQETVPVPPNCTAKELESVLSKLGADMLIAVLEHLAESLRNKREQPKEGTTAAPKVTAAMSCIQWEEQTPKQILRMYRALGTLMPLRTLWMGSVVKLLDLAEVETLPDFIDRLRPENEILPGSVFYDKKSETLVIHCKEGWVGAKTVILKKKLAAVEFYNGYLHPWFQQNSKMPLRECRFQTLQMARTKNSSKNRVLHPHNAQQQLT; this is translated from the exons GCTGGTTGTGGAGGCTCGGGCGGGATGGCTGGAGGCGGGCTCACGGGACGGCGGCGGCCGGGGAACTTCCCAGGAGGCGAGCGGGGCCGCCCTGGAGGGTCCTTTTCTTCGGCACCGACGACTTCTCCCTAGAGACGCTCCGCGCCCTCCAGGCCGCTCG GGAGCCCAGACCGAATGCTCTTGTAGACCATCTGGAGGTGGTGACTGTACAGCCCCAGCTGCCAAGAGGACTGCCTGTCAAGAACTATGCAGAGCAGTCTCAACTCCCTGTCCACTTCTGGCCAGATGTTGCCTCGTGTGAGCACTTTGACGTCGGTGTGGTGGCATCAtttggccatcttctccatgaGGACCTCATCTTGAAGTTCCCATA TGGCGTATTGAATGTCCATCCCAGCTGTCTTCCGAGATGGCGTGGTCCCGCACCAATCATCCACACAGTACTCCATGGAGATACAGTTACTGGGGTGACAATAATGCAGATTAGGCCAAAGAG GTTTGATGTAGGTCCCATAATTAAACAGGAAACCGTTCCAGTTCCACCCAACTGCACGGCAAAAGAATTGGAGTCAGTGTTATCCAAACTAGGTGCAGACATG CTCATTGCTGTTCTAGAACACTTAGCCGAAAGTTTAAGGAACAAGAGAGAGCAGCCAAAGGAAGGAACAACAGCTG cTCCTAAAGTTACTGCTGCTATGAGCTGCATTCAGTGGGAAGAGCAGACCCCTAAGCAAATATTAAGGATGTACCGTGCCTTAGGAACATTG ATGCCTCTGCGAACACTGTGGATGGGCAGTGTGGTAAAGCTCCTGGATCTTGCAGAAGTGGAGACATTGCCAGATTTTATTG ATAGGTTAAGACCTGAAAATGAGATTCTCCCAGGATCAGTGTTTTACGATAAGAAGTCAGAAACATTAGTGATCCATTGCAAG GAAGGCTGGGTTGGAGCAAAGACCGTGATCCTTAAGAAGAAGCTGGCAGCTGTTGAATTCTACAATGGATATTTGCATCCCTGGTTTCAGCAGAATTCCAAAATGCCTCTCAGAGAGTGCAGGTTTCAGACACTCCAGATGGCCAGAACAAAAAACAGTTCCAAAAACAGAGTGTTGCATCCACACAACGCACAGCAGCAATTGACTTGA